A single window of Eucalyptus grandis isolate ANBG69807.140 chromosome 1, ASM1654582v1, whole genome shotgun sequence DNA harbors:
- the LOC104444844 gene encoding beta-1,2-xylosyltransferase XYXT1, with protein sequence MVHHQRLHQWRKGEAHIFGDEEHGFVVFDFASFGHKRKKPRLFYLLLISLLSCSLVLLVPGLFGSSSLSLLYSFGVDSEVARENYDANAPPCSSMSNGTICCDRSGVRTDVCIMKGDVRTHSPSSSVFLYSSKQTSGLVDLFSSFLGVAEDGHDEELQHEKIRPYTRKWESTTMATIDELDLVVKKDIAVARHRCDVWHDVPAVFFSTGGYTGNVYHEFNDGILPLYITSQHFKKEVVFVILEYHDWWITKYGQILSHLTNYPPIDYSGDKRTHCFPEAIVGLKIHDELTVDPSLVKGKKSVVDFRNLLDRAYWPRINGLIQDEEREMQLKLSQPPSGSAQEQSMKINKQDQKPRLKKPKLVIFSRSGSRALLNEDCLVKMAEEMGFKVEVLRPDKTTELAKIYRVLNSSEVMIGVHGAAMTHFLFMKPGSVFIQVVPLGTDWAAETYYGEPARKLGLKYIGYEILPTESSLYSEYDKADPVLTNPKSVTEKGWEYTKKIYLDGQNVSLDMRRFRKRLLKAYDYSFMKINWHSNSLLKFD encoded by the exons atggtgcaCCACCAGAGGTTACATCAGTGGAGGAAAGGCGAAGCCCATATCTTCGGCGACGAAGAGCATGGCTTCGTCGTGTTTGACTTCGCAAGCTTCGGTCACAAGAGGAAGAAGCCCAGGCTCTTCTACCTCCTCCTGATCTCTCTTCTGTCCTGCAGCCTTGTGTTGTTGGTCCCTGGGCTGTTCGGTTCCAGTAGCCTCTCTCTCTTGt ATTCTTTCGGCGTGGACAGTGAAGTCGCTCGTGAGAACTACGATGCAAATGCCCCTCCTTGTTCTTCGATGTCTAATG GGACCATATGCTGTGACAGAAGCGGCGTTCGCACTGATGTGTGCATCATGAAAGGGGATGTGAGGACacactctccctcttcctcaGTCTTCCTTTATAGTTCCAAGCAGACGAGTGGGCTTGTTGACTTGTTCTCGAGCTTTCTCGGAGTAGCCGAAGACGGCCATGACGAGGAACTCCAGCATGAAAAGATAAGGCCCTATACCCGAAAATGGGAGAGCACTACCATGGCAACTATCGATGAGCTAGACCTTGTTGTGAAGAAAGACATTGCGGTTGCTCGCCATCGGTGCGATGTCTGGCACGATGTCCCTGCGGTGTTCTTCTCGACAGGAGGCTACACGGGTAACGTCTACCATGAATTTAATGATGGGATTCTACCGCTGTACATAACTTCGCAGCATTTCAAGAAGGAGGTGGTGTTTGTCATCCTTGAATATCACGATTGGTGGATTACAAAGTACGGGCAGATCCTTTCTCACCTCACGAATTATCCGCCAATCGACTATAGTGGAGACAAAAGAACCCATTGCTTTCCTGAAGCCATTGTCGGTCTGAAAATCCATGATGAGCTCACCGTGGATCCGTCGCTGGTGAAGGGGAAAAAGAGCGTTGTCGACTTCAGAAATTTACTTGACCGTGCTTACTGGCCACGGATTAATGGTTTGATACAAGACGAGGAGCGAGAGATGCAGCTGAAACTGAGCCAGCCACCTTCAGGGTCAGCTCAGGAGCAATCGATGAAAATCAATAAACAGGATCAGAAACCCCGATTGAAGAAACCAAAGTTAGTAATATTTTCGCGCAGTGGGTCAAGGGCGTTATTGAACGAGGATTGCTTGGTTAAAATGGCAGAGGAGATGGGGTTCAAAGTAGAAGTTTTGAGGCCTGATAAAACGACTGAATTGGCGAAAATTTACCGTGTGCTTAATTCAAGCGAAGTCATGATTGGTGTACATGGGGCTGCGATGACCCACTTTCTCTTCATGAAGCCTGGTTCGGTGTTCATCCAAGTTGTTCCTCTGGGGACAGATTGGGCAGCTGAGACATACTACGGCGAGCCTGCAAGAAAGCTCGGTTTGAAGTATATTGGTTATGAGATTTTGCCTACAGAGAGCTCATTGTACAGTGAATATGATAAAGCCGATCCAGTCCTTACTAATCCAAAGAGCGTGACAGAGAAGGGATGGGAATACACTAAGAAGATCTATCTTGATGGCCAGAATGTGAGCTTGGACATGAGGAGATTCCGCAAGCGGCTGCTTAAAGCTTACGActattccttcatgaaaattaaCTGGCATTCCAATTCTCTGCTGAAGTTCGATTAG